The genomic DNA ACGAGGTCGAGGCCGCCCTCGACGACGTCAACCTGCACCGCTTCCTCGACCTGCTCGACGACGCCCGCGAGCACGCCCAGCTGCTGGTCGTCAGCCACCAGCGCCGGACCATGGAGGCGGCCGACGCCCTCTACGGCGTTTCCATGCAGGCCGAGGGTGTCAGCAAGGTCGTGAGCCGGCGGCTCCGCTCTGGCACCCTCGACGGGAACGACGAGGCCGTCGCCGTCGCAACGAGGTGAGGTAGGGAGTGGAAGGGCTGCAGATCCTGCTCGTGGTCGCCGCCACCCTGGTGATCGTGAGCCTGCTGGCCGTGGTGCCGCTGGTCGCCGGGCGCCGCCGGCGCCAGGACGCCGACGAGGTCCGCCAGGTCGACCTGGACCGTGAGCCGGGCGTCGGCGACGACGCCGGGCAGCCGCCAAGGCCGGGCCGGGAGGTCGCCGACGTCGACCTCCCCCCCGACGACCGCGGCGTGGCCACCGCGGCCCCGCCGGCCGAGGAGGTCATCGCCCCCCGGCGGCGCTTCCGCGAGCGCCTCGGCCGCTCCCGGGCCGCCCTCTCCCGCGGCATGGCCGGGCTGCTGGCCAGGGGCGCCGACGACGACGAGGCCTGGGAGGAGCTGGAGGAGGCGCTGCTCGCGGCCGACGTGGGCGTGGCCACCTCCACCGAGCTGGTCGAGCGGCTGCGGACCCGGGCCCGGGCCGAGCGGGCCAGCGGCCCCGAGCTGCGCGAGCTGCTCCGGGCCGAGCTCCGCGACGCCGTCGGGTCCGGCGACCGGTCGCTCGCCCTCGACCTGCTCGAGGACCACCAGCGCCCCGGGATCGTGCTGGTCGTCGGCGTCAACGGCACCGGCAAGACGACCACCGTCGGCAAGCTCGCCCTGGCCCTGGCCGAGGAGGGCAAGCAGCCGGTGCTGGCCGCCGCCGACACCTTCCGGGCCGCCGCCACCGAGCAGCTGGTCATCTGGGGCGACCGCGTCGGCGCCCCGGTCGTCCGCCACCAGCAGGGCGCCG from Actinomycetota bacterium includes the following:
- the ftsY gene encoding signal recognition particle-docking protein FtsY, with amino-acid sequence MQILLVVAATLVIVSLLAVVPLVAGRRRRQDADEVRQVDLDREPGVGDDAGQPPRPGREVADVDLPPDDRGVATAAPPAEEVIAPRRRFRERLGRSRAALSRGMAGLLARGADDDEAWEELEEALLAADVGVATSTELVERLRTRARAERASGPELRELLRAELRDAVGSGDRSLALDLLEDHQRPGIVLVVGVNGTGKTTTVGKLALALAEEGKQPVLAAADTFRAAATEQLVIWGDRVGAPVVRHQQGADPAAVAFDGLASARARGADVLLVDTAGRLHTKTNLMEELRKLRRVLEREGGQIREVLLVLDATTGQNGLAQARQFTDAVGVTGVVLTKLDGTAKGGIVIAVQRDLGIPVKLVGLGEGPHDLAPFDPDAFVDALLSDDGA